One window from the genome of Labeo rohita strain BAU-BD-2019 chromosome 10, IGBB_LRoh.1.0, whole genome shotgun sequence encodes:
- the smfn gene encoding small fragment nuclease translates to MRAHMWSAACVSAFRVLTRVCVSSQRVKTPLPVFTAHNISLFSPCTFVLTKGLMSRRPHSRKMSQTLAQRMVWVDLEMTGLDIEKDQIIEMACIVTDSDLNIIAEGPNLIINQPDELLDGMSDWCKEHHGKSGLTQAVRDSLITLQQAEYEFLSFVRQHTPPGQCPLAGNSVHADKKFLDKYMPQFMRHLHYRIIDVSTIKELSRRWYPEEYSLAPQKKSSHRALEDIQESIKELKFYRANVFKVKEKRKIVENGDKTSVK, encoded by the exons ATGCGGGCACACATGTGGAGTGCGGCGTGTGTTTCAGCATTCAGAGTCCTGACTCGAGTTTGTGTGTCATCACAGCGGGTTAAGACACCCCTACCGGTGTTTACAGCCCACAATATCTCTCTCTTCAGTCCATGTACCTTTGTGCTCACCAAGGGTTTGATGTCAAGACGACCTCACAGCAGGAAGATGTCACAGACCTTGGCGCAGCGGATGGTCTGGGTAGATCTGGAG ATGACAGGGCTGGATATAGAGAAAGACCAGATCATTGAGATGGCTTGCATCGTTACAGATTCTGACCTGAACATCATTGCAGAG GGACCAAATCTGATAATCAACCAACCAGACGAGCTGCTTGATGGCATGTCAGACTGGTGCAAAGAGCATCATGGGAAG TCAGGGTTGACTCAGGCTGTCAGGGACAGTCTCATCACTCTCCAGCAGGCGGAGTACGAATTCCTGTCTTTCGTCCGACAGCACACGCCACCCGGACAGTGTCCTCTCGCAG GAAACTCTGTTCACGCCGATAAGAAGTTTCTGGATAAGTACATGCCGCAGTTCATGCGACATTTGCACTATCGCATCATAGACGTGAGCACTATTAAAGAGCTGTCCAG GCGATGGTATCCAGAGGAGTACAGTCTTGCACCACAGAAAAAATCATCACACAG GGCGCTGGAAGACATCCAGGAGAGCATAAAAGAACTGAAGTTTTACAGAGCGAATGTTTTCAAAGTGAAGGAGAAGAGAAAAATAGTCGAAAATGGTGATAAGACATCTGTGAAATAA